The region AAAATTTAATTCCGGCGCTGGAGAAGTTTGGTGTTCTGGGTGTTGATATGGAAGTTGCGGGTTTGTATGCCTTAGCGCATCAATTTGGCATTGAAGCACTGGCCATTTTAACCGTATCCGATCATTGCCTGACGGGAGAAGAAACAACGGCGGAGGAACGACAACTCACCTTTAATAATATGATTGAACTGGCATTGAATACAGCCGTTACGGCGTAGCGTAGAATTTAAATCGAACCAATCAGGGATGTCTGTATATGAAGAATAAAATAGCACTTACACTGATTAGTTTTCTGGCAAATTTTATTATGGCAGGGTTTGCCAGTCAGTTTGGAATGCTGATTGAACCGATTGCAGTACGTTACAACGCTGATGTGAACGCAGTGGCCTCTATCTTCTCGTTACTGAATGGAGGTGCATTGGCGGGTACTATCGCCGCGTTTTTCCTGATTGAAAAAATCGGCGTAAAGCGAATGACGTTAATTATCTATTCGATCGTTTTCCTCTGTGCTCTGGCGATGCATGTCAGTCACGGCTTATGGCCGGTGATGGTTGCGATGACGTTAGTCGGGTTTTGCGGCGGGATTGGTCTGTGCGTGGCGGGAACGATCGTGGTTTCGGTCTGGCAGGATCGTATTCAGAGTACGATGCTGGTGGTTCAGGACGCTACGTTCAACGTCGCCGGGGTCGTTTTCCCGCTGATCACGACTTTCGCGCTGACGCACAACATGTCGTGGAGTTATAGCTACCTGAGTGTCGGTATGGTGGCTCTAATCACGCTGGGAATAGTGGCATTGACCCGCTTTACCGTCTGTGAAGCGTCACCCGCGTCGGATCAGTCAGAAGCGGTGAGATCGGAATGGAATCCAGGGATTATCAGCGGTGGCGTTGGCCTGTTTTTAGGTATGCTCGCGTTGTATACCTTCCTGACCTGGGCACCTTTATTTGTTAAGAACAAATTTGGTATTCCCTTTGAAGAGGCCGGTAATATTATCACCCAGTACTGGGGGGCGGCACTGGTGGGTGCGTTAGTCTCAACGGTTATTGTCGCCAGGGTAAAAATACATTATTTCCTGTTGAGTATTATTCTGCTGGCGTGTGTTATCACCACCATTATTGTCACCAAAGAGAATATTTCTGGTCTCGACTATCTGGCATACAGTTACGGATTTGTTTGCGCAGCGCTGTATAACTCATTTATTGCATACGGGGTTTCTTTCGTTAAGCGTGCGAGTAGCCAGAACGTTTCATATATTTTAATTAGCGGCAGTGCGGGTGCGATGTTTAGCCCGGCAATCAGTGCGCTAATGGAAAAGACAATGGGATTGCAGAAAATTATGTATGCAATACCGGTATTATATCTGGTTATCTTTATCATGCTATTGGGCACGCTGAAGCTGAAACGCAATTAATTCAGATAAACGCTTACCTCTTTTAATTATAAATCCCATCGTCACGTCATTATTGATGGGGCGGTGTGCACCCTTGCTCAAAGGAATGGAACATGTTGAAGAAAAATATATCAATGATTAAAAAACTGATTCTGGGTACTGTTATTGGTTTGGGCAGCGCGTATGCCACGGCGGCTGATTATGTTGATGGCAATATTCGGAAAAATAATTTTAACTGGATGCAGATGAATTTAATGCAAAGTGTTGATGCGAAACTGCCTTATGGTATTCGTAATGACACTTATCTTGAACTGGAATTTGGTGCCCGTTCTGGCATTGTCGATCTGTATGGTTATGTCGATTTTTTTGACGTATTTGACAGTAAGCAGGACGATCGTCATGGTGGTGATAACTTTTTTGCCAAAATATCGCCAAGGTTTTCACTGGATGCCATCTTTAATAAAGATCTCTCCGTTGGACCGTTTAATGAGTTTTACATCGCCACGGTGAATAACATGGGTGATCGGGAGTTATTTGAACACTATGTTGGTCTGGGAACCGATGTGAAGGTGCCGTGGTTTGGTATGGTTGGAATGAACCTCTATGCCCACTACGTGCGCGAAAACTATGGCGCAGATAACGAAGGTAAATGGGATGGCTATATGTTTTCGACGAACTGGTCAACGCCCTTTTATCACTTCGCCAATGGCAGTTATTTAAACTATCAGGGGTATTTTGATTACCAGTTTGCCGCCAACAAAATCGCCGATCAGGCGCTATACAGCAATAACGCCATTGAATGGTACAACGGAATTTACTGGCATTCAGAGCACTATGCAGTGGGTTACGGACTGAAGTATTTCCGCAATATGGCCTTGATGGAAAACCACGGTGGGGCAGGGCGCACAACGGGTCTTGGCCACTATTTTAGTCTGACGTATAAGTTTTAATCACTTCAGACGACACA is a window of Citrobacter sp. Marseille-Q6884 DNA encoding:
- the tsgA gene encoding MFS transporter TsgA, whose protein sequence is MKNKIALTLISFLANFIMAGFASQFGMLIEPIAVRYNADVNAVASIFSLLNGGALAGTIAAFFLIEKIGVKRMTLIIYSIVFLCALAMHVSHGLWPVMVAMTLVGFCGGIGLCVAGTIVVSVWQDRIQSTMLVVQDATFNVAGVVFPLITTFALTHNMSWSYSYLSVGMVALITLGIVALTRFTVCEASPASDQSEAVRSEWNPGIISGGVGLFLGMLALYTFLTWAPLFVKNKFGIPFEEAGNIITQYWGAALVGALVSTVIVARVKIHYFLLSIILLACVITTIIVTKENISGLDYLAYSYGFVCAALYNSFIAYGVSFVKRASSQNVSYILISGSAGAMFSPAISALMEKTMGLQKIMYAIPVLYLVIFIMLLGTLKLKRN
- a CDS encoding outer membrane protein OmpK; translation: MLKKNISMIKKLILGTVIGLGSAYATAADYVDGNIRKNNFNWMQMNLMQSVDAKLPYGIRNDTYLELEFGARSGIVDLYGYVDFFDVFDSKQDDRHGGDNFFAKISPRFSLDAIFNKDLSVGPFNEFYIATVNNMGDRELFEHYVGLGTDVKVPWFGMVGMNLYAHYVRENYGADNEGKWDGYMFSTNWSTPFYHFANGSYLNYQGYFDYQFAANKIADQALYSNNAIEWYNGIYWHSEHYAVGYGLKYFRNMALMENHGGAGRTTGLGHYFSLTYKF